The following nucleotide sequence is from Cucumis melo cultivar AY chromosome 1, USDA_Cmelo_AY_1.0, whole genome shotgun sequence.
aattgaaacaATAACTCATAACTTCATTCTTTACATTTTTTCCAAATTTCTTTCGTAGTCAAGAAAATTAACGATCGATTATGCATTTCTTATTACATAATTATGAGACTGTTTTAAATCATGCATTTCTTATTACATAATTGTGAGATGGTTcagtaaattaattttatagccattttcaaacaattttgtaaataaaatgaacaaaaagagaatgaatgaatcaaaatttatttagaCCAAGAAAAGCTGAAAATGACAAGTAggaattttattaaataaaaacttattaAGGTAAGTATCACCAGGTTGTGAAGAAAGGTCATTTTGAAGTAGATTAGTGTCAATTAATGACTAATTCTACACACTCATTGCACAAATTGatgaaatatagtaaaatccAATGTTATTTATCATATAATATATCAAAATCAAACCCAAAAAATTAAaggtaaaaaaggaaaaaaaaaaagaagaagaaaatacaaTTCCAATAACAAGAAGAGGAGGCAAAATCCACATTCTAGATACAAATTTAGTTACCTTTTTCCTAAAACTCTGTATGTATAATCAGAGAGTGATTTTAGTTTTTcaaactcaaaaaaaaaaaaaaaaaaaaatcaagaaaaaaacgaaaaacaCCTCAATCACACATAAATCTCTTTCCCTTTCAAGGGGTATTACTTAGAGGCAAAGAGAGAGGGAAGGAGTAGTGTGAAAAAGGATTTGGGAggattatggaaaccctaaaactagggtttccataaattggaccccaaacaagggttagtgttatggaATCCTAAACCCACACCGATAAATGGAGGCCCAAACAGCACTTAAGTATTTATGTTCTTGTTTTTACATCAAATATACTAATCGATAAAAACCCATCCATTGCAATTTTTATACTAgcaattttgattttgaaaattagaaGTATGCAAAATgctaaaacaaaattttaaccatttcaaAATTGATCTTAGCATCATCAAAGTGGAAAAATTGACCACaccattatttttcatttttccaagTCAACAATTTCTTGGGCTCCAAAGTCAACAAAACTTTATAGTGATATTGTCACCACAaatatgaagcaaaaaaaactTGAATGAGATTCTTTTTCCTCATATTCAtgtttgacaaaaaaaaaaaaaaaaaaaatttaaatagtgATACTTAAAAGAAAATGCAACGAGTGATCTTATTTTTCTAATCATTCTATTTTTACGAAGGTAAatcatttaataataaaaataacaaaaattattaAGACTAATTCTACactttaaaattagatatttaaACACAATACATAACACTTAATGTCAGTTAAGTTATAATTATGTTGGTAAATTAATACCGATTATCTAATAAAGCATCGTGGATTTATACATAactatatttttgaaaaataatagaGCAATGACTTGTGTCATCAATATAATCATCTCTTTTCACATGAgaagaaaaagcaaaagaagCAACATATCAATATGTAATAATGTAATTAGTTGACCTAATTCTATTTGTTTGTTTGAAGTTACAATCTTCCTCCTAGTGGGCCATAAACTCTAAATGCTTTTGGTAAATTTTGCTTTCTAATCTCCCAAAACATTTCTAGGttgttttatttctctttttaatttaGCTCAACTTTATTTTTATTCGGAACGTTCGACTTTCTATCCATGCAATTtttatattaagaaaaaaagttaTCGTAAAAACTATATAATGTATATTATAAAAATCATGAACAATCGACAATaatcttttttcttaaatttagaGATTTATGTTATACTAAAACCAaagtaattataaaaatatattctaAACAAGAGTATGCTTAGATTAAGAAGCGTTTGGGGGAGAGATTGATTTATGAAAgagttagtgttatgatagtatgctCTTGATGGAAAGTTATGATCGTAAGTAAAAAGCGAGAAGGATTGAGGAAGAAGTGTAAtatgaaaaagagagaaacGAAAGTATTAGGATTAACATAACTCACTCCACTTTCCATTATAGTTCGGATCAAACATCCGGAACAATTACAATCAacaatttatttattagttagtatgttttgtttctaaaacaataaataaaaaatgtctcATTAGTGGTGAATAGTTCGGTTTTATGGACCATAAAGAAAAACGGACGTTGCTTTACATTCTCATTGCTCATAAACATCACCACCTAAATCGgcaaaaactaaatttatttatttcctcttCGGATTCTCTTTCtatagaaattttatttattattttatggaTTCTGTTTATTAATTTGTCATCATCATCAGAATGAGAAACTCACCGCCCAATTTATAAATTCCTCCATCTCCTACACTCCACTAATTCTCTTCCTCCATCAACCAATCTCACATTATTCTctgtttgttcttcatttccACAAGTTattggagaagaagatgaaacaaTTACGCGTTATCGTCGAAGAAGCTTTTGTGTATGATGAAGAGAAACATCTCACTGTTATGAAAACTTCTCTCTTCTTTGCTGGCGATGGCTATACTGTCTACGATTGCAAAGGCGAGCTCGTTTTCAGAGTCGATTCTTACGGTCCGGATGCGCGTGAGAAGGATGAAATCGTTCTCATGGATGCCCAAGGCAAGTGTTTACTCACTGTTCGTCGGAAGGTAATGCTAATAATAATAACGCTTCTCTATTATATCTCCTTCATTCTCGTTTCTGTTTGCTCGATTTGAATCTGGTGCTTGATTTTGGAACTGCTTGCTCTGTTATTCTTGAAATTGATTGTTCTGGATCTGATTACTGTTCAGATCACTCTGGTTATTTTTCTTGTCTTAATTGCTCCGATATCACTCTGCCAGACGCTCCGTGTTTTTTTACTCGCGCCAGGTTTTTGAATTTACTGAACTGTTGAATCGATTTGAATTGGAAGTGCGATTCGGAGTTTCCTTTTCTTCAATAGAGTGCGATTCACTGAATCGCGTTCCATCGAACGATTTGGCTTAGTTAATCGTGATGAATATTCAAAGCCATTTGTGAATCTGTGATTCTGTTTTTGTTGTATGTTTTCGACGCCGTAGTTAAACAATACTAGAAAATTCGATGAAtaaatggaaaaagaagaaagaaaaaaggacgAACAGAGGCCATAGGAAGGATTAAAAAGAAATAGTACTAGAAAAATCGATGAATAACTGGAAGAAAAAAACGATGAACAGGAGACGGATTCAGTTTCTGCTGTTTGTTTTAGACTCCTCCATAGTTAAACATAAACAGTGGTTGAGAAATGGAAGAATATATAACTGTGAAAACTGACGGAACAGAGGCCGAGTCTACATCACCGATGGGAAGGATACTTAGGGGAGAGAACAGAAGGACAGAAGCCAATCTTCAACATGAGACGTTCATCAATAATCGGACGGTCAAGCATGACGGTGGAAGTGTTGAAGGATTCCGGCGATGAGTACCATATCGAGGGGTGTTTCGGTAATCGGCATTGCACGATCTTCGATGCGGCGAAGGAACCAATGGCTGAGATTAAACGCAAAGTAGATGCTTCTACTAACGTGGTGCTTGGGAAAGACGTTTTCTCTCTCATAATCAAGCCGGGATTCGATGGTGCCTTCGCCATGGGTTTAGTGCTCGTTCTTGATCAGATCAACGGTGACACTTTTGACGATGACGGTAGTGAAATGGATCCCACGGCAGATGATTAGTCCCTTTCGATTCTTTTGAGTTTCtctttttagaaataattttgTCCGTTGATTAGGAAAGCCCGTAGGGGCCAATGCATATCATAtggtttctttcctttctcttcttagtatatatatttgtatcGTTAGTAATATCATAGAGACGTACGGTTAATAATTAGTGAAATAATACTATGtctaatttagtttaaatttgttaatttggtgtctacaatttttttaatctaattattttTAGTAAAAGGGTCTTAAAGGTGAaaaaaggtatatatatatatatatatatatatatatatatatatatatttatatcttCAAAGTTTGAAACATTTCCAAAGTAAAAATGTTTGTTATTTGACTTTGACGTTTGCTTGAatattatttattgttattta
It contains:
- the LOC103499806 gene encoding protein LURP-one-related 12-like; protein product: MKQLRVIVEEAFVYDEEKHLTVMKTSLFFAGDGYTVYDCKGELVFRVDSYGPDAREKDEIVLMDAQGKCLLTVRRKRPSLHHRWEGYLGERTEGQKPIFNMRRSSIIGRSSMTVEVLKDSGDEYHIEGCFGNRHCTIFDAAKEPMAEIKRKVDASTNVVLGKDVFSLIIKPGFDGAFAMGLVLVLDQINGDTFDDDGSEMDPTADD